Part of the Engystomops pustulosus chromosome 4, aEngPut4.maternal, whole genome shotgun sequence genome is shown below.
tgctgtgtccatatatgcaggttGAGAGTaactgtactgtgctatgcccatatatacaggataggagtagtagtactgtgctatgcccatatacagtatatgagcagTAGTAGTGTgcggtgtccatatatacaggatagaagtagtagtaccgtgctgtacccatctatacaggataggagtagcagtacagtgctgtgcccatatatacaggataggagtagtagtactgtactgtgcccatatatacaggataggagtagtagtactgtgctctgcccatatatacaggataggagtagtagtactgtactgtgcccatatatacaggataggagtagcagtattgtgctgtgcccatgtatacagcataggagtagtagtactgtgctgtgcccatgtatacaggataggagtagtagtactgtactgtgcccatatatacaggataggagtagtagtactgtgctgtgcccatgtatgcaggataggagtagtactgagccgtgtccatatatacaggataggagtagtagtactgtgctgtgcccatatatacaggataggagcagtagtactgtgctgtgcccatatatacaggataggagtagcagtattgtgctgtgcccatatatacaggataggagtagtagtactgtactgtgcccatatatacaggataggagtagcagtattgtgctgtgaccatgtatacaggataggagtagtagtactgtactgtgcccatatatacaggataggagtagtagtactgtactgtgcccatatctacaggataggagtagtagtactgtgctgtgcccatgtatgcaggataggagtagtactgagccgtgtccatatatacaggataggagtagtagtactgtgctgtgtccatatatacaggataggagtagtggtactgtgcccatatatacagaatgggagtagtagtactgtgctgtgcccatatatacaggataggagtagtagtactgtgctgtacccatatatacaggataggagtagtagtactgtgctgtgtccatatatacaggataggagtagtggtactgtgcccatatatacaggatgggagtagtagtactgtgctgtgtccatatatacaggataggagtagtagtactgtgttgtgcccatagaTACAGTAGATCAGTAGCACTCTGCCTTACCTGGGTCTAAGATTCTTCTTACAGACTCATCATATACTCAGTCATATTTCATGTCCTTCCAGCTCTGCCTTCCAAAGTCACTATAGACATTCAGCCTCTGCTGGAGGAAGAAAAAGAGTCTACGATCAACTGTACGGTTCATGATGTGGCTCCTCAGGAGCTTCTTACCATCAATATCACCAGAGGAGGAGATGTCATTGACAGCAAGTCATATGGAGGACCCCACGTGTTGGACAAAAGGACTGTGAGTCATGTATATACATTTACTGCTAGTCGCGGTGACAACGACATGAACTTCTCCTGTGAGGCCATCCTACAACTCGGGCGGGAGCAAAAGAGAACCAAGTCCCCTGAGATTACTGTACAGACCTACGGTAAGTAGGAGGACATTCCTGCCAGTTATATGTTTGTCTTCACCTATTGGTGGTCAAATTGTTATGAATTTTCaccgaaaatgtaaaaaatattataaaattggaGGCCTGGAGGGGTGAAATTTATCTGCTAATAAAGATCAGTGCTTACCCGTCACGGGTGGAAACCCCAAAGGGACTTGACAAAAAGTAAAAGATTGTCAACccttgccaccactagggggtgctcactGTATACAAAATCATGATCACGTTCAATAAGAGCTGTATGCTTCTAGCGCCCTTTAGTGGTCGTTACCGGAAGACAAAATTCAAATAGTTTTCACTTTGTGGGAGGGGAACTAGGGAATTTTATCCTTCCAAAATAAGATGCAGCCATTGGATTATGGGCAGCCTTAGGTTGGATGGAAACCTTGGTATCTTCTTCTGGTACTACCCTCCCCTTCATAAAACAGGTCCAGCTATTTAAAATTTAGCACTATTTTTACCAATGTGACCTATAACTTTGTCTATTCAGTTGCTgtaagagggcttgttttttgcgggatcaGTAGTATTTTTTATTTAGAGTGTCTGATATCTTGCACTGATACCTTTTTCATGTTTTCATTTCAGCACTTCCAAAACCTGTTCTAGATGTGCCTAAATGGATAGAACTTAATACCCAGTTCAATGCAGAATGTACTGTTGCCAATGGATTTCCCCCAGAAAATATCAACATTAAGATGGTTGTTGAAGATACCCCATATGATGTTGAAAGTTTGGCAAAAGATGGAGCCATAAAGGCCACGACCCAACTGTGGGCGAATTATTCCGATCCAGGGTTGAAATCCATCAGATGTGAAGCTCAATTATTTAACTTTTACAATGAAAATGAGGCGGAGGTCAATGTTTATGGTAAGTTGTTGGGGTCTGACCATATAAAGATTTGGGGGTTCTTGTTATACGCTCGGTATCTGAACCCACTGGAGCCATGATTAGTCATCTATACAGTAATTCAGCTCTTATCTTTTCTCTGaggtaggggctcatttactaagggtccgaatcgcgctctttcgtcgggttccccgaatatttccgatttgcgccaaattgccccgggaatttggcgcacgcgatcggattgtggtgcaccgacgacggctttcacacgacagaaatcagggacgtgcccgtcggacaacccgacggattcgaaaaaatcgatttgtgtcgcaagatcacgcacttacatgcaccgggaagaagaaggtgaactccggtggaccttggcgcagcagctggaccttagtgaatcccggcagaacccaaatccacgtcggacaacgcaccgctggatcgcgactggaccgggtatgtaaatctgccccaaagtgtccaTACTCCCCAAAATAGAGTAAAAACTTTGTGCATTGATGGTGTGTACAGGGTTGGCACCATGTGTATGTAGACCGATGACTCACCAAAGGCCTCTATGATCTACATCAACTTGTTCAACACAGAGTAAATTATTCACATCACCATAGATCCCTCAAAATACAGTAGGCCCAGGCATCCACCAAAGTTTGTAATGGAAATTTCCAATGCGATGATCACAACTGTTACCATTTCAACAAGATCgatcacatttatttacccgccccgttgacgccgccgatccagaatgtctgacgaggattcgggtctgccgcgattcactaagattcacgtccaatttcctgcatgtgtcgcttccccgctgaggtccgccggagttcaccttcttcttcccggtgcatgtgagtgctgatcttgcgacacaatttgatttttaaattccgcagtatgtccgaatcagtcgggttgtccaatggccacgcccccccgatttgtgtcgcatgcaagccggcgccgatgcgccacaatccgatcacgtgtgccaaaaacccggggcaattcagcacaaaacggaaaaatttgggaaaccgacggaaatgtgccccattgggtactGAACATAACCTAAATAATTGCTGAGGAATGTTGGGCCCTAGACAATCAGTCAAGTACAGTAAAGGATGCAAAATGTTGGAGATGGTAAAAGGTACTTTTTAAGGATTACTGAATTCATATTTCATtactaactttttaaaatataaatattagtGTATTCCATTTGCTAATTTGACACCTGCTATAAATGTTGACATATTTGACAAAGGAAAAAAACTAGTAATATGTTCACACTTGTCAGGGCTTTCATTCACTAGGGAAGCCACAACAATCTTCTCTGTGACTCAAGTTCTACCATGATGTCCAATCTTTCATCCTGAACCATAGCTTTGTGGGCAGAATATTTATTTGGCCTTCAAACCTCAAGAATATTTTTGTCACAGTGGACTCCACATTTAACTTGTCCTTCATGGAGTAGCACAGGTCATGACAGGTCATCAAGTGACTTCTGAGACCCattgtcggactgggtttcctttgcCTCCCCCAGACAAAGTTGTTCTGATGTTCACCATTCCATCCTAACTAGGCTCCAAATTGCATTGTCTTCTGCTGGCCAACCTCTGGCCATTATGGAACATAAAAGAGCTTGGGACTAATTGAGGATCATCTGTTTCTCCTCTTGGCCAGTCTGATCCCGGTGACACTACTTATGAGTACATATTTATAGCCTGTATTTGAGGTATCTCATGAGAAGGTCTCAATGTGAGGTTTTAATATTAACAGTAGTAGTCCTTTCTGTATACAACCCCGGTGATGTCACGTACAGGCCTCAAAGTAGGGTTTTATTAGTAACTGTAGAGTGGTTTTTGGATACAACCTACTTGAGGTATCTGGTGAGGAGGCATCAAAGTAAGGTCTGTATCCAGAAaggactactactattactactcagACCTTACTTTGTCTTAGATCTGGTCCTCATTCAAGGACCTAATGCAACTGTGCCCCACAATGGAGTACTGCCCCTAGTGGCATAACCACAAACTTCTGGAAATATTCAGTCTAGAAGGTTTCTCTCCCTGGAGACAACAGGGATGCGGTCATCATAGCTCAAATCATGCAGGATGGTCATTTGAAAACCTTTGAGCAGCTCAACAATGAGTTTGATTAGAGTGGAAGGTTTTTCTATCATTATTTACAGTTGAGGCACGCTTCATCTACTCAATATGAGACCCTTACTGTAGATAGTAACATTCTGTACTCCTGGCTTTTGGGCAAATTCTTGAAGATGAATTCCCGTTTCCTTTCTATCGAAAATGGGAAGATGATGTGATCTTCATCATGGATGACCGGTTGAGGGACTTGTTGGAGCCGGTACCCACATTGTCTCAAAGATTGAGTCAACTGTTGATAAACCTTGTTATACAGGTTTAGTTTTGACCTACATCTCAATGTCCTTGATGTCAGATTGATAAGATTGAGGGTCGTGAAGACCGCCCCTAGGACGCCAGAATCATTGCCCTACGAAACGCCAGCCCTGGCTTTAGATGACAACATGAAAGTGATGGTAGATCTTACCCCCCTTCCTATATTTATAGTAAATTTTCTTAATGCTTTTTTTACAGAACTACCAATTATAAACTTTGCTTTATCCTCAAACGTGGTAGACCGGTGGGAGAACGTGACTGCGTCTTGTTATGTAACTAATGGGAATCCAGAGGCTTATAATGTCACCATTGCTGTATACGGTGATGATGAGAAGAGTTTGGAGAAGTCCGCAAGCACCCATACCTTCACTGCATGCAGGGGAACCCCACGCCTTCCTGTCACCTGCACGGCTTATATAATCGGAAATACAGACCTATTCAGCGAAATAACACGGACCCTGGAGGTTTATGGTACGTGCGGTGAAGTCATTATTCATGCCAGACATGGAGAgattgtgattggttgttatggtcatgtgattggttgttatggtcatgtgattggttgttatggtcatgtgattggttgttatggtcatgtgattggttgttatagtcatgtgattggttgttatagtcatgtgattggttgttatggtcaCGTGAAAGGTTGCTATGgtcatgtgattggttgttatggtcatgtgattggttgttatggtcatgtgattggttgttatggtcaCGTGATTGTTTGTTATGgtcatgtgattggttgttatggtcatgtgattggttgttatggccatgtgattggttgttatagtcatgtgattggttgttatggcatgtgattggttgttatggtcatgtgattggttgttatggtcatgtgattggttgttatggtcaTGTGATTAGTTGTTATAGTCacgtgattggttgttatggtcatgtgattggttgttatggtcatgtgattggttgttatggtcaCGTGAAAGGTTGTTATGgtcatgtgattggttgttatggtcatgtgattggttgttatggtcatgtgattggttgttatggtcaCGTGATTGGTTGTTACGGTCacgtgattggttgttatggtcaTGTGATTTGTTCTTCATCTATAAAATGTGAAATTTGGTGTTTCTTTTTCCATTTCAGCCCCTGCAGAGTTTGATGAAAGTTTGTGCCCCTCAAATCCACTTCTGGTAGAAGgaaaatcaaagttttcctgtcAGGCAGAAGGACACCCAAAGGCGACAGTAGAATGTAGCAAGGATGGACGTCAAATAAGTAACATGGAGGCCGTGACTAAAGACATGACCGGGACTTATACTTGTCACGCCACAAACCAGAAAGGAAACGACACTAAGTCTGTCACCGTCATCGTGGAATGTAAGTCCAACGCCCTGAAAGCCAAAAACGccaagggcatgctgggagttttaAGAGTCATGTAATACTGAGTTTAACCAGCAGTGGCGACTGTAAGAGGAATTTGTAGTCATCACTTATTATAATAAGTTCTGGACTCCCCGTGATCCATTGTAATCTAAAATATGGCACGACTTTCACCAAGTTCACTTCTTTTTCTAGGTGGAAATCGGAgttggctccaggtatcagtaggcccctgggtgacagagcctcagtgggcccctttgcagtcaactcatatggcagcattaaaaattcagtctcctgttcccaaaaatattccctagtttatcatcccaaacagcccctccatgttttttttatataagccccctcaaCGCTTAAGCATTCATTAGctacagcccctctcacccctatggattccatATGTACAGCCTAAAGTGGGCCCCctagcagccctgggccccggcacttgcccggttaTGCTCAGCACTAGCACCGCCCTGGTGGAAATAGAGGTTAGAAAGAAgcgaattagcatattttttcagGGATGATTGCAATAACGTTTCGCTAATTTAACCCcttcttttacaattttacttcctATGGGTGGTAGTTTTCCATATGGTGAATCACTTtggcaccatttttttgtgggctctgtATTTTACTGTGCGCTCAAATCTTTATTCTTGGGGTCAGTGTGATTACGgggattccaaatttatataagttttattagaTTTGAATAGGTTTTCATAAGTGACAACCattttgtacaaaataaaatttcttcattttgccatattttgactCTGATAACTTTTTCCGAGTTTGGCGTaccgagctgtgtaaggtgtcactttttgcGGGATGTGATGATGTTTAAATTGATACCAATTGTGGGACTGTtatgaccttttaatcactttttatttcaactTTTATTAGTTGCAAAATGACAGAGTTTTCGGACATCTGAGCGCTATTTtatgttatggggttcactgccgggaataaccattttttatATTTGCATAGATCGGGACTTTTGGGATGCGACAATATctatattgtttatttatttttatataagttctatggaaaggtggggagattttaattttttttttattattttttttacaatatttttggactccctagggcactttaaccctaggggattTGATCATTCCTACTATATACTTCAATACAGCCTTGTTgaagtatatggtggatctgttaCAATATTTttggactccctagggtactttaaccctagggggtctga
Proteins encoded:
- the LOC140128099 gene encoding intercellular adhesion molecule 1-like, whose product is MRTSQMLLALCTVTLLHQVRSDDPVEFKALTPEVFALLNEAVWVNCSTPDPKTYFETRLFKKDNANGTNWVATEVVVDDWEMSTMYCYLSPDQDDKKSPITVMAYALPSKVTIDIQPLLEEEKESTINCTVHDVAPQELLTINITRGGDVIDSKSYGGPHVLDKRTVSHVYTFTASRGDNDMNFSCEAILQLGREQKRTKSPEITVQTYALPKPVLDVPKWIELNTQFNAECTVANGFPPENINIKMVVEDTPYDVESLAKDGAIKATTQLWANYSDPGLKSIRCEAQLFNFYNENEAEVNVYELPIINFALSSNVVDRWENVTASCYVTNGNPEAYNVTIAVYGDDEKSLEKSASTHTFTACRGTPRLPVTCTAYIIGNTDLFSEITRTLEVYAPAEFDESLCPSNPLLVEGKSKFSCQAEGHPKATVECSKDGRQISNMEAVTKDMTGTYTCHATNQKGNDTKSVTVIVEYPPTTPIVTVSFNVTITIGDPFNITCQSDGLPSPAYRWLIPDNAEVQYSEDNTSIIISAAEQSHGGPYLCMVRNAHGQSLEIEEMTVVAPGVNIGLIVGLVVAGVVLVALVVLVRYCVWNKNRTGSYWLLGSTNRPGHTNGNIPTAPTASETKVSMTEILQHGDGDS